One Streptomyces sp. NBC_00102 DNA segment encodes these proteins:
- a CDS encoding endonuclease/exonuclease/phosphatase family protein, protein MQISRARSAALAGVVAVALSVTALPAAFAAPSASAVISEVYGGGGNSGATLTRDFIELGNAGGAAFDLSGYSVQYLPGTPSAGSLWQVSPLTGAVAPGGRYLVAESAGTGGTVALPTPDATGTVAMAAGSGTVALVSGTTPLTCKTAADCAIDTRIVDLVGYGSAVVRETAPAPAPSATASVARAASLADTDDNSADLAAGAPTPVNSAGQTPGGGSTDPGEPSEPTEPGTVRVHDIQGTTRLSPLDGQTVTAVPGVVTGIRTTGSRGYWLQDTAPDADTRTSEAVFVYTGSAAPGVVAGDSVLVSGKVDEYYPGTGAQSVTEVTAPKTTVLSHGNALPAPVVLDASSVPAAYTPTAGGGSIEALPLQPDTYALDLYESLEGVRVQIADTRVVGATNTYGEMWVTVKPDENPSARGGTIYSSYTDQNTGRIEVMSLDTAKPLPAANVGDVLSGTTTGVLDYVSFGGYALQATEVGTRTDNGLKREVTRKQKKKELAVATYNVENLDALDDQAKFDTLASGIAVNLSSPDVVSLEEIQDDNGATSDGTVGSEATLKRFTDAIVAAGGPAYSWRYIAPEDGKDGGEPGGNIRNVFLFNPKRVSFVDRPGGDATTAVTAVDTRKGVQLSASPGRINPTSAAWEDSRKPLVGEFRFDGETVFVIGNHFASKGGDLPLHGKNQEPERSSEVKRIQQGAEVNAFVKSLLAADKSAKVITLGDLNDFAFSPAVAALTDGKVLKPLITTLPENEQYSYVYEGNSQTLDHILTSPGVRRLDYDVVHINAEFADQASDHDPQIVRVTIGGGSAKDDKKHDGKDNGKGHDKDKGHGKGH, encoded by the coding sequence GTGCAGATATCCAGAGCCCGTTCGGCCGCGCTGGCCGGTGTCGTCGCCGTCGCGCTGTCGGTGACGGCCCTGCCCGCAGCCTTCGCCGCCCCGTCCGCGAGCGCCGTGATCTCGGAGGTCTACGGCGGCGGGGGCAACTCGGGCGCCACGCTCACCCGTGACTTCATCGAGCTGGGCAACGCGGGCGGTGCGGCGTTCGACCTCTCGGGCTACAGCGTCCAGTACCTGCCCGGTACCCCGTCCGCCGGCTCGCTCTGGCAGGTGTCCCCCCTCACCGGCGCCGTCGCCCCGGGTGGCCGCTACCTCGTGGCCGAGTCCGCCGGCACGGGCGGCACGGTCGCCCTGCCCACCCCCGACGCCACCGGCACCGTCGCGATGGCCGCGGGCAGCGGCACGGTCGCCCTGGTCTCCGGTACCACCCCCCTCACCTGCAAGACCGCTGCCGACTGCGCCATCGACACCCGGATCGTCGACCTCGTCGGGTACGGCTCCGCCGTCGTCCGCGAGACCGCCCCGGCCCCCGCCCCGTCCGCCACCGCTTCCGTGGCGCGTGCCGCCTCGCTGGCCGACACCGACGACAACTCCGCCGACCTCGCCGCGGGCGCCCCGACCCCGGTCAATTCGGCCGGCCAGACCCCCGGCGGCGGCTCCACCGACCCCGGAGAGCCGAGCGAGCCCACCGAGCCGGGCACCGTGCGGGTGCACGACATCCAGGGCACCACCCGCCTCTCGCCGCTCGACGGCCAGACCGTCACGGCGGTACCGGGCGTCGTCACCGGCATCCGTACGACCGGCTCGCGCGGCTACTGGCTCCAGGACACCGCCCCGGACGCGGACACCCGCACCAGCGAGGCGGTCTTCGTCTACACCGGCTCGGCCGCCCCCGGCGTCGTCGCCGGTGACTCGGTCCTGGTCAGCGGCAAGGTCGACGAGTACTACCCGGGCACCGGTGCCCAGTCCGTCACCGAGGTCACCGCCCCGAAGACCACGGTGCTGTCGCACGGCAACGCCCTCCCCGCCCCGGTCGTGCTCGACGCGTCCTCGGTACCGGCCGCGTACACGCCCACCGCGGGCGGCGGCTCGATCGAGGCGCTCCCCCTCCAGCCCGACACCTACGCCCTCGACCTGTACGAGTCCCTCGAAGGCGTCCGCGTACAGATCGCCGACACCCGGGTCGTCGGCGCGACGAACACCTACGGCGAGATGTGGGTGACGGTCAAGCCCGACGAGAACCCGAGCGCGCGCGGCGGCACGATCTACTCCTCGTACACCGACCAGAACACCGGGCGCATCGAGGTGATGTCCCTGGACACCGCCAAGCCGCTCCCCGCCGCGAACGTGGGCGACGTGCTCTCCGGTACGACCACGGGCGTCCTGGACTACGTCTCCTTCGGCGGCTACGCCCTCCAGGCCACCGAGGTCGGCACCCGGACGGACAACGGCCTGAAGCGCGAGGTCACCCGCAAGCAGAAGAAGAAGGAACTCGCGGTCGCCACGTACAACGTGGAGAACCTCGACGCCCTCGACGACCAGGCGAAGTTCGACACCCTCGCCTCGGGCATCGCCGTCAACCTCTCCTCGCCGGACGTCGTCTCCCTGGAGGAGATCCAGGACGACAACGGCGCGACCAGCGACGGCACGGTCGGCTCCGAGGCGACCCTGAAGCGCTTCACCGACGCGATCGTCGCGGCCGGAGGTCCGGCCTACTCCTGGCGCTACATCGCCCCCGAGGACGGCAAGGACGGCGGTGAGCCGGGCGGCAACATCCGCAACGTCTTCCTCTTCAACCCGAAGCGGGTCTCCTTCGTCGACCGCCCGGGTGGGGACGCGACGACCGCCGTCACGGCGGTGGACACCCGCAAGGGCGTCCAGCTCTCCGCCTCGCCCGGCCGGATCAATCCGACGAGCGCCGCGTGGGAGGACAGCCGCAAGCCGCTGGTGGGCGAGTTCCGCTTCGACGGCGAGACCGTCTTCGTCATCGGCAACCACTTCGCCTCCAAGGGCGGCGACCTGCCCCTGCACGGCAAGAACCAGGAACCGGAGCGCAGTTCGGAGGTCAAGCGCATCCAGCAGGGCGCCGAGGTCAACGCCTTCGTCAAGTCGCTGCTGGCGGCGGACAAGTCGGCCAAGGTCATCACGCTCGGCGACCTCAACGACTTCGCGTTCTCCCCGGCCGTGGCCGCGCTGACCGACGGCAAGGTCCTCAAGCCGCTGATCACCACGCTGCCCGAGAACGAGCAGTACAGCTACGTGTACGAGGGCAACTCCCAGACGCTGGACCACATCCTGACGAGCCCCGGCGTCCGCCGCCTCGACTACGACGTGGTGCACATCAACGCGGAGTTCGCCGACCAGGCGAGCGACCACGACCCGCAGATCGTCCGCGTGACCATCGGCGGCGGCTCGGCCAAGGACGACAAGAAGCACGACGGCAAGGACAACGGCAAGGGCCACGACAAGGACAAGGGACACGGCAAGGGCCACTGA
- a CDS encoding MFS transporter — MTPSAARPGPQGPGTPPGSPSGSGGSGQGEPDPHRWRALAVCLVAGFMTLLDVSIVNVALPSIKEGLHTPESDLQWVLSGYALAFGLFLIPAGRLGDARGRREVFMVGLTLFTLSSAACGAAQSSLWLVVARLVQGLAGGLLSPQISALIQQMFSGRERGRAFGMFGTVVGISTAVGPLLGGLLIQLAGAEEGWRWVFYVNLPLGVVCLLLARRLLPDTPSAGHVRARDLDPFGVLLLGAGVLCLLLPFVQAQQWHGNGKWLLLLAAAALLAAFVAWEARCTGGGTQPVLDLSLFRLRSYWLGCLLILLYFAGFTSIFFITTLYLQSGLGYSALQAGLSISPFAVGSGLSAMIGGRLVGRFGRPLVVVGLAMVAVGLAGTALAVHQVPGHNAGWAMAAPLLFGGIGSGLVIAPNQTLTLSDVPVAHAGSAGGTLQTGQRVGSAIGIAAVGSVFFAQVTGDGWATAYDHGLIVSVAFVCAGLVAAIADVVAGRRHGRRTRKTAGRAGGA, encoded by the coding sequence ATGACTCCGAGCGCGGCGCGTCCCGGTCCGCAGGGGCCCGGTACACCTCCCGGCTCCCCCTCCGGTTCCGGCGGCTCCGGGCAGGGCGAGCCCGACCCCCACCGGTGGCGGGCCCTCGCGGTCTGCCTGGTGGCCGGGTTCATGACCCTGCTGGACGTGTCGATCGTCAATGTGGCGCTGCCGTCCATCAAGGAAGGGCTGCACACCCCCGAATCCGACCTCCAATGGGTGCTCTCCGGCTACGCCCTCGCCTTCGGGCTCTTCCTGATCCCGGCCGGACGGCTCGGCGACGCGCGGGGGCGGCGGGAGGTGTTCATGGTGGGACTCACCCTGTTCACGCTCTCCTCCGCCGCCTGCGGAGCCGCACAGTCCAGCCTCTGGCTGGTGGTCGCCCGACTGGTCCAGGGACTCGCGGGCGGTCTGCTCTCGCCCCAGATCTCCGCCCTGATCCAGCAGATGTTCTCCGGGCGCGAGCGCGGCCGTGCCTTCGGGATGTTCGGGACGGTCGTCGGCATCTCCACCGCCGTGGGACCGCTGCTCGGCGGGCTGCTGATCCAACTGGCCGGTGCGGAGGAGGGCTGGCGCTGGGTGTTCTACGTCAACCTTCCGCTCGGCGTCGTCTGCCTCCTGCTGGCCCGCCGGCTCCTGCCGGACACTCCGTCGGCCGGTCATGTACGCGCCCGTGACCTGGACCCGTTCGGTGTGCTGCTGCTCGGCGCGGGCGTGCTCTGCCTGCTGCTGCCGTTCGTCCAGGCCCAGCAGTGGCACGGCAACGGCAAATGGCTGCTGCTCCTCGCCGCCGCCGCGCTGCTCGCCGCGTTCGTCGCCTGGGAGGCGCGTTGCACCGGCGGCGGCACGCAACCCGTACTGGACCTGTCGCTCTTCCGGCTGCGCTCGTACTGGCTGGGCTGCCTGCTGATCCTGCTGTACTTCGCGGGGTTCACCTCGATCTTCTTCATCACCACGCTCTACCTGCAGTCCGGCCTCGGCTACAGCGCCCTCCAAGCGGGCCTGTCCATCTCCCCGTTCGCGGTCGGATCGGGGCTCTCGGCCATGATCGGCGGACGGCTGGTGGGGCGGTTCGGGCGCCCCCTGGTCGTCGTGGGGCTGGCCATGGTCGCGGTCGGCCTCGCGGGGACGGCTCTCGCCGTGCACCAGGTGCCGGGGCACAACGCGGGCTGGGCGATGGCGGCCCCGCTGCTGTTCGGCGGGATCGGCAGCGGTCTGGTCATCGCCCCCAACCAGACGCTCACCCTCTCGGACGTACCGGTGGCCCACGCGGGCAGCGCCGGCGGCACCCTGCAGACCGGGCAGCGCGTCGGCTCCGCGATCGGCATCGCCGCGGTCGGGTCCGTCTTCTTCGCCCAGGTCACCGGTGACGGTTGGGCCACGGCGTACGACCACGGCCTCATCGTCTCGGTCGCCTTCGTCTGCGCCGGACTCGTCGCCGCGATCGCCGACGTGGTGGCCGGGCGCCGCCACGGCAGGCGTACACGGAAGACGGCCGGGCGGGCCGGCGGGGCGTGA
- a CDS encoding DMT family transporter — protein sequence MISVLFAILTAFSNGAASVLQRRAAVDVPGSASMRLSLFGHLLRQKVWLGGIALVIVAAVCQAVALATGPIAVVQPIFVIELPSTLLLAGFVMRVRVPRQVWYGVAAVTTGLVLGMVSAAPAGGHDTVRGTDWIVALLLTGLFEAALIVAALASKHNTRAALLGLAAACGYALTAALMKDAMARLEGSGGVTQLFASWQLYATAAAGVGALYLLQNALQAGTLVAVQPMLTLGDALISILYGVTLFGETLRTGWWLAPELVAVALIAAGCLELSRSPLASGNPPPAPRVR from the coding sequence GTGATCAGCGTCCTGTTCGCCATCCTGACCGCGTTCAGCAACGGCGCCGCCTCGGTCCTCCAGCGCCGGGCGGCCGTCGACGTACCGGGCTCCGCGTCGATGCGGCTCTCCCTCTTCGGCCATCTGCTGCGCCAGAAGGTGTGGCTCGGCGGGATCGCGCTGGTGATCGTCGCGGCCGTCTGCCAGGCCGTGGCGCTCGCGACCGGGCCGATCGCGGTGGTGCAGCCGATCTTCGTGATCGAGCTTCCCTCGACCCTGCTGCTGGCCGGGTTCGTCATGCGCGTCCGGGTGCCCCGTCAGGTCTGGTACGGCGTGGCGGCCGTGACGACCGGCCTGGTCCTGGGCATGGTCTCGGCCGCCCCGGCCGGCGGCCACGACACCGTACGCGGCACCGACTGGATCGTGGCGCTGCTTCTCACCGGGCTGTTCGAGGCGGCCCTGATCGTGGCGGCCCTGGCGTCCAAGCACAATACCCGGGCCGCGCTGCTCGGGCTCGCCGCCGCCTGCGGTTACGCGCTGACGGCGGCTCTGATGAAGGACGCCATGGCCCGGCTGGAGGGCTCCGGCGGGGTGACGCAGCTGTTCGCGTCCTGGCAGCTCTACGCCACCGCGGCGGCCGGGGTCGGGGCGCTGTACCTGCTCCAGAACGCCCTCCAGGCGGGCACGCTGGTGGCGGTGCAGCCGATGCTGACGCTCGGCGACGCGTTGATCAGCATCCTGTACGGGGTGACGCTCTTCGGGGAGACGCTGCGCACGGGCTGGTGGCTGGCGCCGGAGCTGGTGGCGGTGGCCCTGATCGCGGCGGGCTGCCTGGAGCTCTCCCGGTCGCCCCTCGCCTCCGGGAACCCTCCGCCCGCACCCCGGGTGAGGTAG
- a CDS encoding winged helix DNA-binding domain-containing protein encodes MAAQTNPSGSRPARGTVRPTVLSARALNRATLHRQLLLDRSAMSPKDAVAHLVGLQAQNTRPPYFQLFSRLADFDPAGLSALMESREVVRIVTLRSTIHTHTAEDALAIRPLVQPARDRELKLFRRGLTGVDIDRLKDISRALVEERPRTVKELRTALLDAWPDADPLALTVAARCALPLAQTTPRGLWEQSGQVTLTTLEHWLGRSAQDVPAPDTLVLRYLAAFGPASVKDLQSWAGLTRMREVFDRLRPRLTTFRDENGVELFDLPDAPRPDPDLPAPPRFLPEFDNVLLGHADRTRVIPAEFAGRNGKGNQAYGTVLVDGFLAAIWRLDRTGGTVTATVQPLGRLGRADREAVREEAVHLMTVMTDASAHEVRFAGFVDFGG; translated from the coding sequence ATGGCCGCCCAGACGAACCCCTCCGGCTCCCGCCCCGCCCGCGGGACGGTGCGCCCGACCGTCCTCTCCGCCCGGGCGCTCAACCGGGCCACGCTCCACCGGCAACTCCTGCTCGACCGGTCGGCGATGTCCCCGAAGGACGCCGTCGCCCACCTCGTCGGACTCCAGGCGCAGAACACCAGGCCGCCCTACTTCCAGCTCTTCTCGCGGCTCGCGGACTTCGACCCCGCCGGTCTCTCCGCGCTGATGGAGTCGCGCGAGGTCGTCCGGATCGTCACCCTGCGCTCCACCATCCACACCCACACCGCCGAGGACGCCCTCGCCATCCGCCCGCTCGTCCAGCCGGCCCGGGACCGCGAGCTGAAACTCTTCCGGCGGGGGCTCACCGGGGTGGACATCGACCGGCTCAAAGACATCAGCAGGGCACTCGTCGAGGAGCGGCCCCGCACGGTGAAGGAGCTGCGCACCGCGCTCCTCGACGCATGGCCCGACGCCGACCCGCTCGCCCTCACCGTGGCGGCCCGTTGCGCGCTCCCGCTGGCGCAGACCACGCCCCGGGGCCTCTGGGAGCAGAGCGGGCAGGTCACGCTCACCACCCTGGAGCACTGGCTCGGCCGGTCGGCCCAGGACGTCCCGGCCCCGGACACACTGGTGCTGCGGTACCTCGCCGCCTTTGGTCCCGCCTCCGTCAAGGACCTGCAGAGCTGGGCCGGACTCACCCGGATGCGCGAGGTCTTCGACCGGCTGCGGCCGCGACTCACCACCTTCCGCGACGAGAACGGCGTCGAACTCTTCGACCTTCCCGACGCCCCGCGCCCCGATCCGGACCTCCCCGCCCCGCCGCGCTTCCTGCCCGAGTTCGACAACGTCCTCCTCGGCCACGCGGACCGCACCCGGGTGATCCCGGCCGAGTTCGCCGGCCGTAACGGCAAGGGGAACCAGGCGTACGGAACCGTGCTCGTCGACGGGTTCCTCGCCGCGATCTGGCGCCTCGACCGCACGGGCGGCACCGTGACCGCCACCGTGCAACCACTGGGCCGGCTCGGCCGCGCGGACCGGGAGGCCGTCCGTGAGGAGGCCGTACACCTCATGACCGTGATGACGGACGCGAGTGCGCACGAGGTCCGCTTCGCCGGCTTCGTGGACTTCGGGGGGTGA
- a CDS encoding AMP-binding protein, whose amino-acid sequence MSVSSASETFRAARDFLLQHREDWATASAGFRWPRPDRFNWALDWFDVIAEDNDRTALHIVEEDGRRTEVSFARMSARSNQAANWLAAQGVREGDRILVMLGNQAELWETALAAMKLRAVVIPATPLLGPLDLRDRVERGRVAHVIVRAEDAAKFDDVPGSYTRMAVADAGGVPEGWLSYAGADEHSEAYVPDRETAPDEPLMLYFTSGTTASPKLVEHTHVSYPVGHLATMYWIGLRPGDVHLNISSPGWAKHAWSNLFAPWNAEATVFIFNYQRFDASRLMAEMDRSGITSFCAPPTVWRMLIQADLTRLANPPREVVAAGEPLNPEVIETVRRAWGVTVRDGFGQTETAVQVANSPGQQVKVGSMGRPTPGYRVELLDPVTGEPGVTEGEIALDLADAPVGLMAGYHGDPERTAEAMAGGYYRTGDIGSRDEDGYITYIGRSDDVFKSSDYKISPFELESALLEHEAVAEAAVVPAPDPVRLSVPKAYVVLAEGWEPGPDTAKVLFEHSRAVLAPYKRLRRLEFAELPKTISGKIRRVELRERTARAAGTEYSEGDLR is encoded by the coding sequence ATGTCGGTAAGCAGCGCGAGCGAAACGTTCCGGGCCGCCCGGGACTTCCTGCTCCAGCACCGCGAGGACTGGGCGACGGCCTCGGCGGGCTTCCGGTGGCCGAGGCCCGACCGTTTCAACTGGGCGCTCGACTGGTTCGACGTGATCGCCGAGGACAACGACCGGACCGCCCTGCACATCGTGGAGGAGGACGGCCGCCGCACCGAGGTGTCCTTCGCCCGGATGTCGGCCCGCTCCAACCAGGCGGCCAACTGGCTCGCCGCCCAGGGCGTACGCGAGGGCGACCGCATCCTCGTCATGCTCGGCAACCAGGCCGAACTGTGGGAGACCGCGCTCGCCGCGATGAAGCTGCGCGCCGTGGTCATCCCCGCCACCCCGCTGCTCGGACCGCTCGACCTGCGCGACCGGGTCGAGCGGGGCCGGGTCGCCCACGTGATCGTGCGCGCCGAGGACGCCGCCAAGTTCGACGACGTGCCCGGCTCCTACACGCGCATGGCGGTGGCCGACGCCGGCGGGGTCCCGGAAGGCTGGCTCTCCTACGCCGGTGCCGACGAACACTCCGAGGCGTACGTCCCGGACCGGGAGACGGCCCCCGACGAACCGCTGATGCTGTACTTCACCTCCGGCACGACCGCCAGCCCCAAACTGGTGGAGCACACCCATGTGTCCTACCCCGTGGGCCACTTGGCGACGATGTACTGGATCGGGCTGCGGCCCGGGGACGTCCACCTCAACATCTCCTCGCCCGGCTGGGCCAAGCACGCCTGGTCCAACCTCTTCGCGCCCTGGAACGCCGAGGCGACCGTCTTCATCTTCAACTACCAGCGCTTCGACGCGAGCCGGCTGATGGCCGAGATGGACCGGTCGGGCATCACCAGCTTCTGCGCCCCGCCGACCGTCTGGCGGATGCTCATCCAGGCCGACCTCACCCGGCTCGCCAACCCCCCGCGCGAGGTCGTCGCGGCCGGTGAGCCGCTCAACCCCGAGGTCATCGAGACCGTACGGCGGGCCTGGGGCGTCACCGTCCGGGACGGCTTCGGCCAGACCGAGACCGCCGTCCAGGTCGCCAACTCGCCCGGCCAGCAGGTGAAAGTCGGGTCCATGGGCCGCCCGACCCCCGGCTACAGGGTCGAGCTGCTCGACCCGGTCACCGGTGAACCCGGCGTCACGGAGGGGGAGATCGCCCTCGATCTCGCCGACGCCCCGGTCGGGCTGATGGCCGGCTACCACGGCGACCCGGAGCGTACGGCCGAGGCGATGGCGGGCGGCTACTACCGCACCGGTGACATCGGTTCGCGCGACGAGGACGGGTACATCACCTACATCGGGCGGTCCGACGACGTCTTCAAGTCCTCCGACTACAAGATCTCGCCCTTCGAGCTGGAGAGCGCCCTGCTGGAACACGAGGCGGTCGCCGAGGCGGCGGTCGTGCCCGCCCCGGACCCGGTCCGCCTCTCGGTACCGAAGGCGTACGTCGTACTCGCCGAGGGCTGGGAGCCCGGGCCGGACACCGCGAAGGTGCTCTTCGAGCACTCCAGGGCCGTCCTCGCCCCGTACAAGCGGCTGCGCAGGCTGGAGTTCGCGGAGCTGCCCAAGACCATCTCCGGCAAGATCCGCCGCGTCGAGCTGCGCGAACGGACCGCCCGCGCGGCCGGTACGGAGTACTCCGAAGGGGACCTGCGGTGA
- a CDS encoding GNAT family N-acetyltransferase: MRIRSARRSDLRRLQDIERAAGEPFRALGMADVADDEPPPLELLESYRAAGRCWVATHPDTRPDTRPDTRPDTRPDTPADDGPVGYLIADPVDGAAHIEQVSVHPSAARLGIGRALIDHVAAWAESQGLTALTLTTFSDVPWNAPYYTRIGFTVLSEDQLTEGLRRIRAEEVGNGLDRRPRVCMRREPARIVLPRPVALSSVRTPARTSRTDVVSGER, from the coding sequence ATGCGCATCCGCTCCGCCAGACGCTCCGATCTCCGCCGGCTCCAGGACATCGAGCGCGCCGCAGGGGAACCGTTCAGAGCCCTCGGAATGGCAGACGTCGCCGACGACGAACCGCCGCCCCTCGAACTGCTGGAGAGTTACCGGGCCGCCGGGCGTTGCTGGGTGGCCACCCATCCCGACACCCGTCCCGACACCCGTCCCGACACCCGTCCCGACACCCGTCCCGACACCCCTGCGGACGACGGTCCCGTCGGCTATCTGATCGCGGACCCGGTGGACGGCGCCGCCCACATCGAACAGGTCTCGGTCCATCCCTCGGCGGCCCGGCTCGGCATCGGCCGGGCCCTCATCGACCACGTCGCCGCGTGGGCGGAGAGCCAGGGGCTCACCGCCCTCACCCTGACGACCTTCTCCGACGTCCCCTGGAACGCCCCGTACTACACGCGCATCGGGTTCACCGTGCTGAGCGAGGACCAACTCACCGAGGGGCTGCGGCGGATCAGGGCCGAGGAGGTGGGCAACGGCCTGGACCGGCGTCCCCGGGTCTGCATGCGCCGCGAGCCCGCCCGGATCGTGCTGCCGCGGCCCGTGGCGCTGAGCAGTGTCCGGACACCGGCCCGGACATCCCGGACCGACGTTGTCAGTGGCGAGCGCTAG
- a CDS encoding helix-turn-helix domain-containing protein produces the protein MGAELLEAAQARPDDVVLAWEGSDVVAVRLPQLSESLDHILSAMERTYGGPLAGLDRRAKQSVVRALEARGAFAVRHGVETVASALGVSRFTVYNYLNREKGD, from the coding sequence ATGGGCGCCGAACTCCTGGAGGCAGCCCAGGCCCGGCCGGACGACGTGGTGCTCGCCTGGGAGGGCAGTGACGTCGTCGCCGTTCGGCTGCCCCAGCTCTCGGAGTCCCTGGACCACATCCTCTCCGCGATGGAGCGGACGTACGGCGGACCGCTGGCCGGACTGGACCGCCGGGCGAAACAGTCCGTGGTCCGCGCCCTGGAGGCGCGGGGCGCGTTCGCCGTACGCCACGGGGTGGAGACGGTGGCGAGCGCTCTGGGGGTCAGCCGCTTCACCGTCTACAACTACCTCAACCGCGAAAAGGGCGACTGA
- the uraD gene encoding 2-oxo-4-hydroxy-4-carboxy-5-ureidoimidazoline decarboxylase, with translation MTSSSSPGLARFNALAHDEVADVLHEICSSETWCAALLARHPCATAADLLTASDEATAALSPEDLAEAMAGHPPIGRPRPGDPASAREQRGMADASDALRAEMLELNLAYQERFGHVFLICATGATGEQMRDALRARTANTPERESAIVRTELGKINRIRLTRLLTEGE, from the coding sequence GTGACGTCGAGTTCCTCACCGGGCCTGGCCCGGTTCAACGCCCTGGCGCACGACGAAGTCGCCGACGTACTGCACGAGATCTGCTCCAGCGAGACATGGTGTGCCGCCCTCCTCGCGCGGCACCCCTGCGCCACCGCGGCCGATCTGCTCACCGCGAGCGACGAGGCCACCGCAGCGCTCTCCCCGGAGGACCTCGCCGAGGCCATGGCCGGTCATCCGCCGATCGGGCGGCCACGGCCCGGCGATCCCGCGTCCGCGAGGGAACAGCGGGGCATGGCGGACGCGTCCGACGCCCTCAGGGCCGAGATGCTCGAACTGAACCTGGCCTACCAGGAGCGCTTCGGACACGTCTTCCTGATCTGCGCCACCGGCGCCACCGGCGAGCAGATGCGCGACGCCCTGCGGGCCCGCACGGCGAACACGCCCGAGCGGGAGAGCGCGATCGTGCGCACCGAGCTGGGCAAGATCAACCGTATCCGGCTGACCCGCCTGCTGACCGAAGGGGAGTGA
- the uraH gene encoding hydroxyisourate hydrolase: MNTDTTASVSTHVLDTSIGRPAASVPVRLATRPDATAGWTPLGGSVTDTDGRCADLPALPEGTAQVRLDFDTDAYFTRETDGPAVPPADGGTFFPEVAITFTVRPGEHHHVPLLLSPFGYSVYRGS, encoded by the coding sequence CTGAACACCGACACCACCGCCTCGGTGTCCACGCACGTCCTGGACACCAGCATCGGCCGCCCCGCGGCCTCCGTGCCCGTCCGTCTCGCCACCCGCCCCGACGCCACCGCCGGCTGGACACCGCTCGGCGGTTCGGTGACCGACACGGACGGCCGTTGCGCGGACCTGCCCGCCCTGCCCGAGGGAACCGCCCAGGTGCGCCTCGACTTCGACACCGACGCGTACTTCACCAGGGAGACCGACGGACCGGCCGTTCCGCCCGCCGATGGCGGAACGTTCTTTCCCGAGGTCGCGATCACCTTCACCGTGCGTCCCGGCGAGCACCACCACGTACCGCTGCTGCTCAGCCCGTTCGGCTACTCCGTCTACCGGGGCAGCTGA
- the pucL gene encoding factor-independent urate hydroxylase — translation MTTPARQSPEATAPRPRTVVLGQNQYGKAENRVVKIVRDGATHHIKDLNVSVSLSGDLDEVHISGDNAHVLPTDTMKNTVYAFAKEHGIDSAEEFGIHLARHFVSSQSAITRARVRIEEYAWDRIEDPTDTGPDRPRHSFVRKGQEIRTAQIGYDGERWEVVSGVKDLTVLNSTASEFWGYAKDRYTTLKEAYDRILATDVSARWRYNWHDDAQEMPRWEESWQQARAHLLRAFSETYSLSLQQTLHQMGARVVENREEIDEIRFSLPNKHHFLVDLEPFGLDNASKDGAVYLAADRPYGLIEATVLREGAQQLIPADLTHV, via the coding sequence ATGACCACTCCCGCCCGGCAGTCCCCCGAGGCCACCGCCCCCCGGCCGCGCACCGTCGTCCTCGGCCAGAACCAGTACGGCAAGGCCGAGAACCGTGTCGTCAAGATCGTGCGGGACGGCGCAACCCACCACATCAAGGACCTGAACGTCTCGGTCTCCCTCTCGGGCGACCTGGACGAGGTCCACATCTCCGGCGACAACGCCCATGTGCTGCCGACCGACACCATGAAGAACACGGTGTACGCGTTCGCCAAGGAGCACGGCATCGACTCCGCCGAAGAGTTCGGCATCCACCTCGCCCGGCACTTCGTCTCCTCCCAGTCGGCGATCACCCGGGCCCGCGTGCGGATCGAGGAGTACGCCTGGGACCGCATCGAGGACCCCACCGACACCGGCCCGGACCGCCCGCGACACTCCTTCGTACGCAAGGGCCAGGAGATCCGTACCGCGCAGATCGGTTACGACGGCGAGCGCTGGGAGGTGGTCTCCGGGGTGAAGGACCTCACCGTGCTGAACTCCACCGCGTCCGAGTTCTGGGGCTACGCCAAGGACAGGTACACCACCCTCAAGGAGGCGTACGACCGCATCCTCGCCACCGACGTCTCCGCCCGGTGGCGCTACAACTGGCACGACGACGCACAGGAGATGCCCCGTTGGGAGGAGTCCTGGCAGCAGGCCCGCGCCCATCTGCTCCGGGCCTTCTCCGAGACGTACTCCCTCTCGCTCCAGCAGACGCTCCATCAGATGGGCGCCCGGGTCGTCGAGAACCGCGAGGAGATCGACGAGATCCGCTTCTCGCTGCCCAACAAGCACCATTTCCTGGTGGACCTGGAGCCGTTCGGGCTCGACAACGCCTCCAAGGACGGCGCCGTCTACCTCGCCGCCGACCGGCCCTACGGTCTGATCGAGGCCACCGTCCTGCGGGAAGGCGCCCAGCAGTTGATCCCGGCAGACCTCACCCACGTCTGA